GGCCCTCGGTGCGGGACTGGAGCAGCGCCACGACGATGGCAATTACCGTGAGAGCTACGGCGGCACCCACCATCCCCCACATGCTTTGCCAGACGCGGCGCTCACGCCTGGTGGTTTTGGGCTTGTCTTGTCTCGTCATCATGTCATTCTCCCTTGTCTTTAGGTAAAGTAGACTTGACTTAAGGTAGGCCAGAAGAGACTAAAAGTCAAGCACAGTTGACATAGCACAACAAAAAAAGCCCCAGCACGGAGCCGGGGCGCAGGCGAAAGGGCTGCTTCAGTCGTCCAAAGCCTCGAACCCCGCCAGCCCGTCAAACAAGCCCCGCATCGGGAAGGCGGGAAGGCCGGTGCGGGTGCCGCCAATCGAAAAGCCCTCGGTGCTGAGCATCCGCTTTTCCATCTCGTCACGTTCTTCTTGCGACATCTGCCCCATGCGGCTGTTGGGGCCAGTCTGCGAGCCGTGCGCGATGAGCGCCGCCTTCTTGCGCTCAGCCTGAGCCGATACGTCCATTTTCACGGCGATGGTGTTGTCAGCCACGCCGTAAATATTGGGATCTAAATCCTGACCCATTCGCGCCAGCCCCTGCGCGGCTTCTACGCTCAGCGCACTGAAATACAGCCGCATCAGGCCGCCGCCGCCGAGGTTGCCGCTGCTAAAAAAGGCGGCGGCGGCGGCGCGGTGAATAATCAGGTGGTCGATGTGGCCGTAACCGCCGTGCGGGTCGAAGGTAATCAGGATGTCGGGCTTGGTTGACGCAATCAAATCACGGATTTTGAGTTCGGCGGCAAATGGATTGACGTTCATCAGCGCCAGTGGGTCGTCGTAGCGGGTGCGCTCATAGCGGCCCGAGTCGTGGTAATCCAAAAACACCGGATCGGGAATGCCCAGCTCGGCGGTGGCCCGCTTGAGTTCGTCTTCGCGGTGCTGGCCGAGGTCGGTGATGGTCATGTTGGGGTCGCTGACCTTACCGGCTTCGCCGCGTGTGGCGCAGGCCAGCACCACCTTGACACCCCTTTGGGCGTAGTGGGCCAGGGTGCCGCCTACACTGAAGGCTTCGTCATCGGGGTGGGCAAATACGGCCAAAATGGTGGGCTGCTGCGTCGTCATGAAGCCGATTCTAGCTGGCCTGAGGGCGCTCGTTTGCGGTCAAAGCCGCTGCCTGCCCCTCTGTGCCCTGACATTCGCCGCGTATAATCCGCATTCATGTCCGCTCCCTTGCCCAAATTGCCCTTCGCTACTTCGCTCAGTCAGCGCTTTAATCTCGAAGAACCTGAAATGAAAATTGCCGTGCTGTGCCATTCGGGCGCGGGCGGCTCCGGCGTGGTCGCCACCGAGCTGGGCTTAGAAGTGGCGCGGGCGGGCAACGAAGTGCACTTTGTCGGCAACGCCGTGCCGTTCCGGTTGCAGGGCAGCAGCGGCGCGAACGGGCCGTACTTTCATCAGGCCAGCGCGTTTGCCTACGCCCTGTTTGACCAGCCCTTTCCCGAACTCGCCGCCGCCAACGCACTGACCGAAGTGATTCAGGAACACGGCGTACAGCTCACCCACGCCCACTACGCCATCCCGCACGCCAGCTCGGCGCTGCACGCCCGCAGCATTACTGGCAAAACCAAAGTGATCACCACCCTGCACGGCACCGACGTGACTTTAGTGGGCGCAGAACCGGCTTTTCGCCACACCACCCGCCACGCCATCCAGCAGTCCGACGCGGTCACGGCGGTCTCGCAGTTTCTGGCCGACCTGACGCTGGAAACGCTGAATGTAGACGTGCCGATTGAAGTGATCTACAACTTCGTAGACACCCAGCGCTTCGTTCGGGTCACCGACCCCGCCATTCGCGCCCGCTTTGCTCACCCCGACGAAGCCCTGCTGCTGCATGTCTCCAACTTCCGTCCAGTCAAGCGGGTCGAAGACGTAGTGGAAGTGTTTGCGCGGGTCGCTTCCGAAATTCCGGCGCGGCTGCTGATGGTCGGAGACGGCCCTGAGCGCAGCCGCGCCTTCGAACTCGCCCAACAGCTCGGGGTGATTGGCCGCGTTCACTTCCTCGGCTCATTTCCCGACGTGCAAACCATAATGGGCATTGCCGACCTCTTTTTGCTGCCTTCCAACAAAGAGAGTTTCGGTTTGGCAGCGCTGGAGGCCATGAGCTGCGAAGTGCCGGTGGTGGCCGCTCGCGCCGGGGGCATTCCCGAAGTGGTGGAAGACGGCGTGACGGGCCGCTTGGCCGAGGTGGGCGACGTGGACGGCATGGCGCACGCCGCGCTGGACATCCTCAAAAACCGCGATACTTACTTGCGGATGGGGCAGGCGGGCCGCCGCGCCGCTGTGGAAAAGTTCCATCCGAGTTTGATCGTGCCGCAGTATCTGGCGGCGTACCGGCGGGTGTTGGGCAAGGCTTAAAGCGCTGTCAGTAAGGGGCGAGATTATCTTGCTCTGAAGATGAATAAGCCGAGGAACACGGCATCCAGAACCGCCAGCCCCTGCGCGGCAGTGTTGATCCGGAACAGGGAACAGAGCGCTGAGCAAGTCTTGGTGCTTTTTCCAGACCTTACGGCTCCCAGCTGCTTCCCGTGAATCCTTTATGGGAATTCAGTATACTTTTACACATGAAGACCGTCGGGCCATTCGTGGCCGCTCGCCCGCTCGATAGCCGCGCCAGTGGCAGCCCAGCGCGGCCTGTGGTGACGCTCCACGCGCTTGACCGCCTCACGGGGATGCCCGCACTGGTCTACTTGCTGCCGCAGTTTTTGGAGCCGCTCCAGTTGCCCAACAGCCCTTCGCTGCTGCCTTACTTGGAAGCCGGACAGCAGGGCCAGCAAGCTTACCTCGCCTGCGAGTTGCCGCCGCACGCCGGGCTGGCCAGCGACCCGCTGCAAACCGCGCTCGGCGGCCTCAGGGCGCTCAATGCCCTGCACGAAGCGGGCCTGATCCACGGCGGCGTGGAGCCGTATCAGCTTTGGGAGTGGGACGGCGTGGTGCGGCTGGCCGGCGCGGGCTTGCCCTGGGGCGAGGCGGCAGGCGCACTGGCTGCGCCGGAAGGCGGCAGCAGTCCCGCCGCCGACCTCTATGCGCTGGGCGTGACCTTGCTGCGTATGGGCCCGCTGCCGGTGGGCCTGAGCGACTTGCTCAGCCCGTATCCGGCTCAGCGCCCCAGCGCCCGCGACGCGCTGGCCCGTATGAACGCTGGGCCGCCGCTGCCCAGCGAACCGGGCCCGCTGATGGTACAAGCGCCCCTGCACCCGCGCACAGAGCCGGTCATATCTGAGCCGGTTATTCTGCCGCTGATCGCTGATCCGGATGAGCCAGTGGGCGCTCGAAACGCCGCCGTCCACAACCACAGCGTCCCCATTTTGGGTTGGGATGAAGTGGACATCCCTGAATCATCCCTGAGCACGCTGGGCGCGGCTGAACCGGCACCGCCAGCACAGGAGCAGCTGCTTTCTCAAACGACGCGGGAAGCTGGTGAATCTGAACTGCTCGATTTTCTGGCGGCCTTTCCCACTGGCGAAGAAGCGGCGCATTTACTGGTGGCCGGGGCAAGTCCGGTTCAAGGTGCTGACCTTCCAGCTGCCGATTCGGTGGTGGCGGCCTCGCTGCCGCTGGCCGATGAAGCGCTTGCCAGAGCGCTAGATGAAGCCGTGCCAGATAAAGCACCGATTGAAAGCGTCGTCGGCACTGGAACGGATGCAGAGCCAGCTTCGCCAGAACAATCCCCTGAACCGCCGCACGGCTTAGGCGATTCGGCGGCGGTGCTCGAAAGTGCTGAAACGATGTTCTTGGCGTGGCCGAGCCAGCCGGAAGATGCGTCGCGCCCCACTGAGCCGCTCGGCCACGAGTCCGCGCCCGACGAGCCCATGCCCACCACGCTGCAGACACCTGAGCCAGCTTCGGAACCCTACGACTCGGCAGCGGGCCAAACCATCATCCTGGCCGCTGAGCCGCCGCCTTTGAACGTGCCGAGTTCAAGCGCCGAGCCGTCACCTGCCGCCGAGCTTGCAGCTTCCACCTCGATTCAGCTCGCCGCCGAGCAACCTACTGACCCTCAACCCGACCTCGGTCAACCCGACTCTATTGAGCCTAGTCGCGTGCCCATTTCTGAATCCACTCAGTCAGATGAAAACCGCTCCAGCGACTTGCCCGCGCCCACCGCTGTTTCGCCCCGGCAACTCAGGCCCGTCAAGATTGGCTGGAGTCAGGACGGTTCGTGGCAAGTCAAGAAAGGCGCTCGGGAGGGTGGAAATCAGCTCGCGGGCGCAGGCGGCGTGGTCGGCAGTACCGTTGCGCCTGCGTCCGATGCCAGTGACAGCTTGCCGCCGTTCGTGCGCCAAACCTCGGCTGCGCCTGCGGCGTCCGGCAGATTCAACCCGCTGTGGCTGCTGCTGTTGGTGATGGCTCTTGTGCTGGTGGTGGTGCTGGCCCGCACCGCTTTCCGGTCGAGCAGCGCTGCCCTGAGCGCTTCGGCGTGCTGCACCGTTTCGGCCCGCGTGGTGGGCAGTAGCGGCCAGAGCCTCAGCGCTCCGGTGCGCGTCAGCGTCAGCAGCGCCCCGGTGGGAAGCCGCCTGAGCGCCGGAACCCTCGTCGGTCAGGCCCCCGGCCCACTGGCGCTGGACGTTCCGGGGGCTTACGCGCTTAAGGTTGAAGGTGACGGGTACGCCGCCCAAACCGTGAATGTCACGGTGCCGGCCACGCAGCCGCTGACCATTACTTTGCAGTAAAACTGGCACAAGCAAACAAACGGGGCCGCACCCATCCGAAGGTGCGGCCCCGTTCTGTGTCAGCAATCTAGCTGCTTACGGCAGGTCGAATCCGCCCATCCAGTCATGCACTTCAGCCTTGACATTTTCGCCTCTCAGCGCCCGGTCAATCAAGTTGGCGATCTTGGGCATGTCGCTTTCGAGCATGCCGCGTGTGGTCACAGCCGGCGTGCCGATGCGGATGCCGCCGCCGTGCAAAATCTTTTCGGTGTCAAACGGCAAAGTGGATTTGGAAATGGTGATGTGAACGGCGTCCAGCGCTTTGGTGGCTTTGGTGCCGTTGAGGCTCTGCGGGCGCAAATCTAAGACAAACAAGTGGTTGTCGGTGCCGCCCGACACCACCCGGTAGCCAAGAGCTTGAAACTCGGAAGCCAGCGCCTGAGCATTTTTAATGACCTGAGCGCTGTAGGTTTTGAATTCCGGCGTCAGCGCTTCGCCAAACGCGATGGCCTTGCCCGCGATCACGTGTTCCAGCGGCCCGCCCTGATGGCCCGGAAAGATAGCGCGGTCGAGCTTGGCGGCAATCTCCAGATCGCTGCTGAGCAGCAGGCCCGAGCGCGGCCCGCGCAGGGTCTTGTGGGTGGTGGTGGCGACCACGTGGGCGTGGGGCAGGGGGCTGGGATGCACGCCCGCCGCCACCAGTCCGGCGATGTGGGCAATATCGGCAAACAAAATCGCGCCCACTTCGTCGGCAATGGCTCTGAACGCCGCGAAGTCGATGATCCGGCTGTAGGCGCTGGCACCC
The DNA window shown above is from Deinococcus detaillensis and carries:
- a CDS encoding PIG-L deacetylase family protein; translation: MTTQQPTILAVFAHPDDEAFSVGGTLAHYAQRGVKVVLACATRGEAGKVSDPNMTITDLGQHREDELKRATAELGIPDPVFLDYHDSGRYERTRYDDPLALMNVNPFAAELKIRDLIASTKPDILITFDPHGGYGHIDHLIIHRAAAAAFFSSGNLGGGGLMRLYFSALSVEAAQGLARMGQDLDPNIYGVADNTIAVKMDVSAQAERKKAALIAHGSQTGPNSRMGQMSQEERDEMEKRMLSTEGFSIGGTRTGLPAFPMRGLFDGLAGFEALDD
- the bshA gene encoding N-acetyl-alpha-D-glucosaminyl L-malate synthase BshA, with the protein product MKIAVLCHSGAGGSGVVATELGLEVARAGNEVHFVGNAVPFRLQGSSGANGPYFHQASAFAYALFDQPFPELAAANALTEVIQEHGVQLTHAHYAIPHASSALHARSITGKTKVITTLHGTDVTLVGAEPAFRHTTRHAIQQSDAVTAVSQFLADLTLETLNVDVPIEVIYNFVDTQRFVRVTDPAIRARFAHPDEALLLHVSNFRPVKRVEDVVEVFARVASEIPARLLMVGDGPERSRAFELAQQLGVIGRVHFLGSFPDVQTIMGIADLFLLPSNKESFGLAALEAMSCEVPVVAARAGGIPEVVEDGVTGRLAEVGDVDGMAHAALDILKNRDTYLRMGQAGRRAAVEKFHPSLIVPQYLAAYRRVLGKA
- a CDS encoding PEGA domain-containing protein → MKTVGPFVAARPLDSRASGSPARPVVTLHALDRLTGMPALVYLLPQFLEPLQLPNSPSLLPYLEAGQQGQQAYLACELPPHAGLASDPLQTALGGLRALNALHEAGLIHGGVEPYQLWEWDGVVRLAGAGLPWGEAAGALAAPEGGSSPAADLYALGVTLLRMGPLPVGLSDLLSPYPAQRPSARDALARMNAGPPLPSEPGPLMVQAPLHPRTEPVISEPVILPLIADPDEPVGARNAAVHNHSVPILGWDEVDIPESSLSTLGAAEPAPPAQEQLLSQTTREAGESELLDFLAAFPTGEEAAHLLVAGASPVQGADLPAADSVVAASLPLADEALARALDEAVPDKAPIESVVGTGTDAEPASPEQSPEPPHGLGDSAAVLESAETMFLAWPSQPEDASRPTEPLGHESAPDEPMPTTLQTPEPASEPYDSAAGQTIILAAEPPPLNVPSSSAEPSPAAELAASTSIQLAAEQPTDPQPDLGQPDSIEPSRVPISESTQSDENRSSDLPAPTAVSPRQLRPVKIGWSQDGSWQVKKGAREGGNQLAGAGGVVGSTVAPASDASDSLPPFVRQTSAAPAASGRFNPLWLLLLVMALVLVVVLARTAFRSSSAALSASACCTVSARVVGSSGQSLSAPVRVSVSSAPVGSRLSAGTLVGQAPGPLALDVPGAYALKVEGDGYAAQTVNVTVPATQPLTITLQ
- the glyA gene encoding serine hydroxymethyltransferase; amino-acid sequence: MTDTLARPAAGQRDTAVFDLIQEEAQRQRYGLELIASENFTSAAVREAVGSILTNKYAEGYPGKRWYGGCEVVDKVETLAIERAKALFGAEWANVQPHSGSSANIAVYGALLSQGDTVLGMDLAHGGHLTHGSPVNFSGMRYQIVGYQVDKDSERIDMEQVRRLAHEHKPKMIIAGASAYSRIIDFAAFRAIADEVGAILFADIAHIAGLVAAGVHPSPLPHAHVVATTTHKTLRGPRSGLLLSSDLEIAAKLDRAIFPGHQGGPLEHVIAGKAIAFGEALTPEFKTYSAQVIKNAQALASEFQALGYRVVSGGTDNHLFVLDLRPQSLNGTKATKALDAVHITISKSTLPFDTEKILHGGGIRIGTPAVTTRGMLESDMPKIANLIDRALRGENVKAEVHDWMGGFDLP